One part of the Methanocalculus alkaliphilus genome encodes these proteins:
- a CDS encoding sodium:proton antiporter has translation MLTQLPYLAVVLLAGIGIATILLKKNLIKMIMGLGILTGSANLFLVTLGYREGGIAPIYTNAPEGVMVLSTVQAMTVTNIVIGFATTALLLAFAIMLYRKYGSVETGDIRRLRE, from the coding sequence ATGCTCACCCAGCTGCCATACCTTGCCGTGGTCCTGCTCGCAGGGATCGGAATTGCAACAATACTCCTGAAGAAGAACCTCATCAAGATGATCATGGGCCTTGGAATCCTGACAGGATCTGCAAACCTCTTCCTGGTGACCCTCGGGTACAGGGAGGGAGGGATTGCCCCGATCTATACGAATGCACCTGAAGGAGTCATGGTCCTCTCAACTGTGCAGGCGATGACGGTGACGAATATCGTCATCGGCTTTGCAACGACTGCGCTATTGCTTGCGTTTGCTATTATGCTGTATCGAAAATATGGATCTGTTGAGACCGGAGATATCCGGAGGCTGCGCGAATGA
- a CDS encoding proton-conducting transporter transmembrane domain-containing protein, which translates to MSQSVALLVALPLIAAFAMPLVGMIGRKIRNSLAIIAMAGTVTAALVLVYEVLVNGTIIYAFGALDPSVAIPFDSGGVPIRILFVIDAMSALMVLTAAIMMFAVVLYSLSSESEQTGQDGYYALLFLMMVGIFGMVTTGDLFNFFVFLEINSLAGAALAAYRINKGLSVEGGLKYAFISTIAGLFFLFAVGMLYGQYNSLNIAYIASVIDLTGLSLVALVLMITSLAMKAGSVPMHFWTPDTYSSAPSSITAILIVSSMASLYAIFRVAFSLYGVTMNVVTIGWIIIILGVLSMFIGVSMALPQKDVKRLMAYHSVSQIGYMLVGLGVGVAVLGDTQMMNEFGLVAMEGGIFHIINYALYKGLLFLIAGAVIYRCGTRNLNELGGLGHSMKWTMGFFIIAALAIAGIPPFNGFASKILIYESVFIFNPYISVIAMVVSIMTLASFVKVFHSIFMGPKLPQYAEVKEVPLPMLIGMGLLAVLIILFGLFPDLVVNLLIEPAALAFIDQSGYISSVMGGI; encoded by the coding sequence ATGAGCCAGTCTGTAGCACTCCTCGTCGCATTGCCGCTCATCGCGGCATTTGCGATGCCCCTCGTCGGGATGATTGGAAGAAAGATCAGAAACAGCCTTGCAATCATCGCGATGGCCGGAACCGTGACTGCTGCCCTCGTCCTCGTTTATGAGGTTCTGGTCAATGGGACGATCATCTATGCCTTTGGTGCACTTGATCCCTCGGTAGCTATTCCATTTGACTCTGGCGGGGTCCCGATACGGATCCTCTTTGTGATCGATGCGATGTCCGCGCTGATGGTCCTGACAGCAGCGATCATGATGTTTGCCGTCGTCCTCTACTCGTTATCGAGCGAGTCCGAGCAGACCGGCCAGGACGGATACTATGCCCTCCTCTTCCTGATGATGGTCGGTATCTTCGGGATGGTGACGACAGGGGATCTCTTCAACTTCTTCGTCTTCCTTGAGATCAACTCTCTTGCCGGTGCCGCACTTGCTGCCTACCGGATCAATAAGGGACTCTCGGTGGAAGGTGGTCTGAAGTATGCGTTCATCTCAACGATTGCAGGTCTCTTCTTCCTCTTTGCCGTCGGGATGCTCTATGGCCAGTATAACTCGCTGAATATTGCATATATCGCATCCGTCATTGACCTGACCGGACTGTCACTGGTTGCACTCGTCCTGATGATAACCTCGCTTGCTATGAAGGCGGGATCGGTTCCGATGCACTTCTGGACACCGGATACCTACTCCAGTGCACCCTCCTCGATCACGGCGATCCTGATCGTCTCGAGTATGGCAAGCCTCTACGCCATCTTCCGTGTCGCCTTCTCACTCTACGGGGTGACGATGAATGTCGTGACGATCGGATGGATCATCATCATCCTTGGTGTCCTCTCGATGTTCATCGGAGTATCGATGGCGTTACCGCAGAAAGATGTCAAACGGCTGATGGCCTATCACTCGGTCTCGCAGATCGGCTACATGCTGGTCGGTCTTGGCGTTGGTGTTGCGGTCCTTGGGGATACACAGATGATGAATGAGTTTGGCCTCGTCGCAATGGAAGGAGGTATCTTCCATATCATCAACTATGCCCTCTACAAGGGTCTCCTCTTCCTGATCGCCGGGGCAGTCATCTACCGGTGTGGGACGAGGAATCTGAACGAACTCGGCGGCCTCGGCCATTCGATGAAATGGACGATGGGATTCTTCATCATCGCGGCACTTGCCATTGCCGGTATACCGCCATTTAATGGCTTTGCATCAAAGATACTTATCTATGAGTCGGTCTTTATATTCAATCCATATATATCGGTGATCGCGATGGTCGTCTCAATCATGACCCTCGCATCATTTGTGAAGGTATTCCATTCGATCTTCATGGGGCCGAAGCTTCCGCAGTATGCAGAGGTGAAGGAGGTACCGCTCCCGATGCTCATCGGCATGGGGCTCCTTGCGGTTCTGATCATCCTCTTTGGTCTCTTCCCGGATCTTGTGGTGAATCTTCTTATTGAGCCTGCCGCCCTTGCATTCATCGATCAAAGCGGCTATATCTCATCTGTCATGGGAGGTATCTGA
- a CDS encoding hydrogenase, translating to MQTTLYTGYGVWDPVIWTIAGAVILLLVYLLWRGGVSTYRKGSEQERPYLSGNAEPEKDAVHIGGGNLYWGFTEGLKGYYSRLVPVHTGDLNDYMLWYFGVLVGICALVVIFQ from the coding sequence ATGCAGACAACACTCTATACCGGCTATGGTGTCTGGGATCCGGTCATCTGGACGATAGCCGGAGCGGTGATCCTGCTGCTGGTCTATCTCCTCTGGAGGGGCGGGGTCTCAACCTACCGGAAGGGAAGTGAACAGGAGCGGCCCTACCTCTCCGGGAATGCCGAGCCTGAGAAGGACGCAGTCCATATCGGAGGAGGGAACCTGTACTGGGGGTTCACCGAGGGGCTGAAAGGGTATTACTCCCGGCTCGTCCCGGTCCATACCGGTGATCTGAACGATTATATGCTCTGGTACTTCGGGGTACTTGTTGGCATCTGCGCACTGGTGGTGATCTTCCAATGA
- a CDS encoding NADH-quinone oxidoreductase subunit B family protein, with product MTLSSSFKRSLFVFHFNAGSCNGCDIEIVAAITPRYDPERFGVRLVGSPKHADVLLVTGPVTGKMAPRLRRVYDQMADPKVVMCIGTCGQSGGVFYDSYNLEGPIDQIIPVDVYVPGCAPRPEAIIHGVVTAITKLERLEGGEV from the coding sequence ATGACACTCTCATCATCATTTAAGCGGTCGCTCTTTGTATTCCATTTCAATGCAGGCTCCTGCAATGGATGCGATATCGAGATCGTCGCGGCCATTACGCCCCGGTATGATCCCGAGCGGTTCGGGGTCAGGCTTGTCGGGTCGCCCAAGCATGCAGATGTCCTCCTTGTGACCGGACCGGTGACGGGGAAGATGGCGCCACGGCTCCGGAGGGTCTATGACCAGATGGCAGATCCGAAGGTTGTGATGTGTATCGGAACCTGCGGCCAGTCAGGCGGGGTCTTCTATGACTCCTATAATCTTGAAGGGCCGATCGATCAGATCATACCCGTTGACGTCTATGTCCCGGGCTGTGCCCCCCGGCCGGAGGCGATCATTCATGGTGTCGTCACCGCGATTACAAAACTCGAACGATTGGAAGGAGGTGAGGTATGA
- a CDS encoding NADH-quinone oxidoreductase subunit C: MNETLLTPQELVDRFVGTFGDAITDPRIVTRAEGAKKNPNTNIWMTIDREILKPVINLLKELYYPHLSVISGWDTGEELRLQYIFSIYYGKPHGEIMVTFTVPLKKTDLTVPTISDQIPGAAFTEREKQEMYGITVEGIPDGRRLFLPEDFPEGVYPLRKDETGIPDSMIKHLWETKRPTDRPAPPVTEKEEKTVKEEEKPKEVKSDE, translated from the coding sequence ATGAACGAGACACTACTCACGCCACAGGAACTGGTCGATCGGTTCGTGGGTACATTTGGTGATGCAATCACCGATCCCAGGATCGTTACCAGGGCCGAAGGGGCGAAGAAGAACCCAAATACAAATATCTGGATGACGATCGATCGCGAGATCCTCAAGCCCGTGATCAATCTGTTAAAAGAACTCTATTATCCGCATCTCTCGGTCATCTCGGGATGGGATACCGGGGAGGAGCTTCGGCTCCAGTATATCTTCTCGATCTATTATGGAAAACCGCATGGTGAGATTATGGTCACCTTCACGGTCCCCCTGAAGAAGACGGATCTTACCGTCCCGACGATATCGGATCAAATCCCCGGAGCGGCCTTTACGGAGCGTGAGAAGCAGGAGATGTATGGTATCACCGTCGAGGGGATCCCCGACGGCCGTCGCCTCTTCCTGCCCGAAGATTTCCCGGAGGGGGTCTATCCTCTCAGAAAGGATGAGACAGGGATTCCTGATTCGATGATAAAACACCTCTGGGAGACGAAGCGGCCAACAGACCGCCCAGCCCCGCCTGTCACCGAGAAGGAGGAGAAGACGGTGAAAGAAGAAGAGAAGCCAAAGGAGGTGAAATCTGATGAGTGA
- a CDS encoding nickel-dependent hydrogenase large subunit: MSDEMKKKPYVVPIGPIHPALKEPVQFLFEMEGEVVKKADFAPGQTHRGIEWMGMRRNPVQIVHLTDRICGICGVTHSLSFARAVEQIVDIEVPARADYIRVIIAELERIQSHLLWAGVAAHELGFDTLFYLAWRVREDSLDVIENITGNRINYGLVQIGGVRRDITPEQHPVIHKCLDGYRDLLGKMLKLFLHDTTISIRCKDTGILSFEEALHLCTVGPTARASGVVKDVRVDYPYAAYGDLEISPILPSAYGGEINGDVYDRIIVRLLEIEQSIEIIETCLKEMPEGGILWEPKLPKLLSACKKAHGEAVGRHEAPRGECLHYVAMDGNEAPAMWKIKASSYSNLHSWIPILEGEQLADVPIVVASIDPCLSCTDRVAVIRGTSSDILTKEDLHRLSVEKTRRIQGC; encoded by the coding sequence ATGAGTGATGAGATGAAGAAGAAGCCGTATGTGGTTCCAATCGGGCCGATTCATCCGGCATTAAAGGAGCCGGTCCAGTTCCTCTTCGAGATGGAAGGGGAGGTCGTGAAGAAGGCGGACTTTGCTCCTGGCCAGACCCACCGGGGGATCGAATGGATGGGAATGCGGAGAAACCCGGTTCAGATCGTCCATCTGACCGATCGTATCTGTGGTATCTGCGGGGTGACCCACTCGCTCTCGTTTGCACGGGCTGTTGAGCAGATCGTCGATATCGAGGTTCCTGCCCGAGCGGATTATATCAGGGTGATCATCGCTGAACTGGAGCGTATCCAGTCCCACCTCCTCTGGGCAGGAGTGGCTGCACATGAGCTTGGGTTCGATACCCTCTTCTATCTCGCCTGGCGGGTTCGGGAGGATTCACTCGATGTGATCGAGAATATCACCGGGAACCGGATCAACTATGGCCTCGTCCAGATCGGTGGTGTCAGGCGGGATATCACTCCTGAGCAGCATCCGGTGATTCACAAATGCCTGGACGGGTACCGTGATCTCCTCGGAAAGATGCTCAAGCTCTTCCTGCATGACACGACGATCTCGATCCGATGCAAGGATACAGGGATACTCTCGTTTGAGGAGGCGTTGCACCTCTGCACCGTCGGCCCGACCGCCCGCGCCTCCGGCGTGGTGAAGGATGTCAGGGTCGATTATCCCTATGCCGCATATGGCGATCTTGAGATCTCCCCGATCCTCCCGTCTGCATATGGCGGGGAGATCAATGGCGATGTGTATGACCGGATCATCGTCCGGCTTCTTGAGATCGAACAGTCGATCGAAATCATCGAGACCTGTCTCAAAGAGATGCCTGAGGGCGGGATCCTCTGGGAGCCAAAGCTTCCGAAGCTGCTTTCCGCCTGTAAGAAGGCGCATGGCGAGGCAGTTGGCAGGCATGAGGCACCCCGTGGTGAGTGCCTCCACTATGTTGCGATGGATGGGAACGAGGCTCCTGCGATGTGGAAGATCAAAGCATCCTCATACAGTAACCTTCACTCATGGATTCCGATTCTCGAAGGTGAGCAGCTCGCTGATGTCCCGATCGTCGTCGCCTCGATAGATCCCTGCCTCTCATGTACTGACCGTGTCGCGGTTATACGTGGAACCTCCAGTGATATACTCACGAAAGAGGATCTTCACCGGCTCTCGGTCGAAAAGACCCGGAGGATCCAGGGATGCTGA
- a CDS encoding respiratory chain complex I subunit 1 family protein: MVILQTVAAAVAFSVIGIVIGLFLLGIDRRISARMQARIGPILIQPFYDIRKLFSKDNIVPENAIPSIFHAAPIVALASSIIVLLYLPIGSMMPILGGYGDLILVMYLLAVPSLAMVAGGFASGSPYATVGSQREMVSMIAYELPLASAVIAIAWLLYSKGISDPFTLQAIVENPVWTLVGPIGFLGLLLLMLTLAWVTPAELSKIPFDSPEAETELAGGLLVEYSGKNLGLFTVAQGVKTLVMGGLAVAIFFPWNISPLLGLGSYAALAVDAAFFFLKVVLLMIISVTAIRTGLARFRITHVVTIFWVYLGLAGLLGLSLVILDSVVMGVL, from the coding sequence ATGGTGATTCTCCAGACGGTGGCAGCGGCTGTTGCGTTCTCGGTGATCGGGATCGTCATCGGTCTCTTTCTCCTTGGGATCGACCGGAGGATATCGGCGAGGATGCAGGCCAGGATCGGGCCGATCCTTATCCAGCCGTTTTATGATATCAGGAAACTCTTCTCAAAGGACAATATCGTCCCTGAGAATGCAATCCCCTCGATCTTCCATGCTGCACCGATCGTTGCCCTTGCTTCATCGATCATCGTGCTGCTGTACCTTCCGATTGGATCAATGATGCCGATCCTCGGGGGATATGGCGATCTCATCCTGGTGATGTACCTTCTTGCTGTCCCGTCACTTGCGATGGTCGCGGGTGGTTTTGCATCAGGCTCCCCATATGCGACGGTTGGTTCCCAGCGTGAGATGGTGAGCATGATCGCCTATGAGCTCCCGCTTGCGTCTGCGGTGATCGCCATCGCATGGCTCCTCTATTCAAAAGGGATCTCTGATCCCTTTACACTCCAGGCGATTGTGGAGAATCCGGTCTGGACACTCGTCGGTCCGATCGGGTTTCTCGGGCTTCTTCTCCTGATGCTAACCCTTGCATGGGTGACACCGGCAGAACTCTCAAAGATCCCCTTCGATTCGCCTGAAGCGGAGACCGAACTTGCCGGAGGTCTGCTTGTTGAGTATTCCGGAAAGAATCTTGGCCTCTTCACCGTCGCCCAGGGGGTCAAGACCCTGGTGATGGGCGGTCTGGCGGTTGCAATCTTCTTCCCCTGGAATATCTCACCCCTCCTTGGTCTTGGCTCCTATGCAGCGCTTGCAGTCGATGCTGCCTTCTTCTTCCTGAAGGTTGTGCTGCTGATGATCATCTCGGTGACGGCCATCAGAACAGGACTGGCACGATTCAGGATCACCCATGTCGTCACCATCTTCTGGGTCTATCTTGGTCTCGCCGGGCTTCTCGGTCTCTCGCTTGTGATCCTTGATTCGGTTGTTATGGGGGTTCTCTAA